A stretch of DNA from Kosmotoga arenicorallina S304:
TTAATAAGCTGGCTAATTAAAGCTTATTTAGCAAGTAGAGAAAGCAAAACAGCATCAATTGATGATCTTCGCAATGATCCTGTATTGTTTCCCTTCTCCATTGACATAAACATTGATAGTCTTCTATTAAATAAAGAAATTGAGCTTTTCAATCAAGGACTCAAAAGTGAGATATTGATATTGAGAACAATTGATCATACCGATGACGGAATAACTTGATGTGTAAAATTCGATAAAAGGCCTCGCCTAATTCAGAGTAGAGGTGTATAGATTTAGATACTAGTTTTCAGTATAAAGTTAGAAAATGGGAACAGACTCTTTTTTAAAATAATACACGATACGAACTCCTGATAAGAATACGAGAATCCGAGAGTGCGAGAACCGAGAGGGCCGTTGCGCAGCGGACACGAATCCCTTTGGGATTGTTACGAACTCCTGCGGAGTTGTTGTGAACTGCTTCGCAGTTGAAAAAACTGTCATTCCGGAGATGTTCTATCCAGAATCTTTTTTTAAGAATGAGATTTTGAATCGAGTTCGGGGTGACGAATGTACAAAGCACGTTGCGCGCGTCTAAAAAAATAGAGGCCAAACACTTTTTTGGAATCTGTCCCATGTGTCCAGAAAGGCAAGTGAAAAAAACACTTGCGGTTTTCCCGCATAATGCTCTTCCTTTTTGCTTCGTGCTGGAGATCGGATGGCAATTTTATTTAGTAAAATAGGGATAGTGGGTCATTTTTCTGTGGTCCTGGGGGGTCAATTTTATTTGACCATATACAATTTGGCGCGTGTTACCTCTGTGCTTCGAAACATATGCTGTTGTTATGCTTTCTTTCATGTTCTTGCCCTCTTATCGCCCTTTTTAAGTCATCATTTATACTATAGTCTGATGAAAAATGACAAAATGACCATTTACATTATATCCCTGTCTTCTTTTACTGCGTTATAAAGCTCGCTTCCGCATTCCTGACACTTCTCATCATACCAGGAAAATGGAGTCCCGCATTTCTGACAGCTCCAGCGCTTTTGCTGAAGTTCAAGCCATTTTTCAAGGCCAAGTTCCTTTAAAGAATCAAGATTCTTCAAGATCACTGAATGATGTGGGTGATCGTCGTTTTTAAAGTTTTGCAGTTTTTCGCATGGGTATTCGTCGCATTCAAAGCAAAACTCCACCTGGTGATCAAGAGCACATTGCTTTATTCCACATTTTTTGCAAAAAACGGACACCTGTTCACCCTTGCATCCTTCACAAAATAGCTCCTTTTTATCTTTTTCAAGTCTTTCAGCGATAACATCCAGCTCATCTCTTCTTGAAGCCATAAGGAAAGGACAGGATCCACAGTAAAGCCCACAATAGCTTTCATGCCTAAAAGCCATAATCAACGCCTCCTTATCGTATTACAGAAAAAGTATAGCACCCCGTCGGTATCTACCTCTCAGTTGGTCTATTGTATGGCAATTTATCAGGCAATTGAAGAATAAGGCCAAACACTTTTTTGGAATCTGTCCCATGTGTCCCGAAATGGCAAGTGCGTACAATCATTCGGGAGTCGAGATCCGATGTTCGAGATTCGAGACAATAGCGTTTATACCAAAAACAAGAATGTCTGAAGAAAAATGAATATTTGCTGTGCGCTGCTTCGCGGCGGCTATGCTGAGCTAAGCTCAGGCTGTGCGTGACTCCGTCACGGCTATGCGCAACTACGTTGCGGATCTTAGAACCGAGAAAATCGAGAAATGGTGACCGAGAGTCCGAGATCCGAGACTTGAGATTCGAGAAACAAGAAAATCGTTGTATGTTGTGCATTGTTCGTTGTACGTCACAATCCATCATATTTACCCCCTTGAAAGTATTGAAAAAGGTTTACGCACAACCTACAACCTACAACGAAAAACTGAGATCCGAGAATCGAGAAAAAGAGACCGTGAAGGCGAGAACCCGAGAGCTGCATTGCAGTTGGCACACGCTTTCGGTGGTTAAAACTCGGAAGTCATCCGATGTAGGGTTAAGATGGAAGAGGCATAATGGGAACAAACGTTAGTCTATGCTGCGTTGATATGCATGCAGTTTTGTCAAAGTAAAAAAGATAGCTGAGAATCATAGATAAAACCTAGGTAATTGCGCGTTAGTTGCACATCTATTGCACAGACGAATAGTAGAAACAAACATGTTTCAATACATCATCCCGATCAAATATAGTGGAATAACCTGTGAATAACCACTTTCTATGCCGTCTTTCAGTACAAAAGCATTTTTCTCGTTTTTTATCTGTTGAAGCGTTTTTCCGGGACCACCTATTTCGAATACGATCCGTTTTCCATTAAACCTTATGGAAAAATCGCCAACGTCTGGCACAGCAATTGAATAAGAAAAAAATTGGCTGGCAAAAAACGCTTCCCGTATTGTGCCAGTATTTGCTTCAAGACTCCAGATTGGCCTGCTTAGTGCATAATAAATATTTGGATTGCTCAAGAACACTTTTGCTCCGCTTCTGAGGAATTTGTGCCCTATTTTCTCCGGTGGAACACGGGTAATGAGCCGAACATGCTCCATTAAATCGAGGTAGTTGTACAGAGTGGGTTTTGTTATACCGAGAGCGTTGCACAATTTTTCAGCAGATATCTTAGGAACAGTACTCGTAGTCAGGAAGGCAATAAGCCGCTTTATCGTTGCGGCTCCTTCAGGCTTTATACCGCTGACGCCCATAATGTCATCGTAAATAACCTTATCCAGCGTATTAAGGACCTTGTTGTAATAATCCCCTTCGACAAAATATGGATATGCACCTTGCTGGAGATACTCAGAGAAAAACTTCAAAGGTTCATAATGCAATAAAGATGCTGAGATTTTCCTGTGATTTATCAGCAGCTCATCCAGTTTCACCGATTCGATACGGTCACCTGTTCTAATCTGAAGGTACTCTCTGAACGAGAGAATGTTCAGGTTGTAAATCACAGCTCTACGCGAAAGATCCGCTTTTCCTCTCAATATCTCCATTGTAGAACTGCCTGTGAAGATGATTTTCTTATTCGGGAAAGCATCGTAAAGCGCTTTCAGCTCTGAAGACCAACCAGGATATCTGTGTGCTTCATCTACAACCAAGAGCTTTCCTCCGTACTTAAAAAAAGTATCCCCGATATTGTACAACCCATCCTTCAAAACAAGGGGGTTATCCGCTGATATGTACAAATATTCAGAAGAACCCTTTGATTCGTTTGCTAACCATTGCAGCAATAATGTTGTTTTACCAATGCCCCTAAACCCTGTCAACCCTATCATTCTGGCATCCCAGTTAATAGTGGTATAAAGATACCGTCTAAACTCCGTTGGAACCGCTTTTAATAAACGATCCTGAATTTCAAAATATACATCTAAGGAAATCATCCGATCAACCCCTAATGTATAATGCATTTTACTATATTCTTGCTTATAGTATATCATACTTTACTACAATTATTATGATGTCAAGAAATTATGAAAAACACCCTTTTTAAATGTGTGATTTGTAGGCATTTTCGCGTTTTGGCCTTACGAAGTTGTCAGCTGATAGAGCAATGCGTGCATAGCTTAATAAACCCAAAAAGATAGCGCGGCCTGCTACGTTAGCGGGGAGCCAACAAAGCCAGCAAAAAATGTGGATCTTACCGGTTTTATACTACACTCTTTGATCCCTGAACATCTGATTATTGGCTTTTCAGAGAGCGTATAAACCGCCTTCGTTTTCCAATTTCATGATATAATATGCTTGGTGATAAAAATGAAGAAAAATCTATCAAAAAGATGTTTTTGGGACGTTGATATCGAGAGTCTTGATATTAGAAAAAACAAAAGTTTTATTATATCAAGAATACTGGAACATGGAACGATGCGGGATATAATTGCCCTTAAATCCATGTATTCTATCGTGGAAATATCGGAAGTTGTTAAAAACTCAAGAAATATCTCGAGAAATACAGCTAATTTCTGGGCAAATATTTTAGATATACCTCTCAAGGAGGTACGAGTTTGCTCAAAACTTCCACACTATCGCCGGATACCCTGAACCTTCTGAAAAGCCTCTCAAACGAGTTAGATAGTTTCTATTTAGCGGGTGATACAGCTCTTGCTATGTACTATCAGCATAGAACCAGTGTCGACCTTGATTTTTTCTCAGAAGACTACTTTGATAATTTTCAGCTTTCACACCAATTAAAAACAAAAGGATTCCTATTAGAAAATATCAGACTTTTTCGGGGTACTCTCGAATGCCAGATAAACAATGTCAAGGTGAGTTTTTTTGAGTATCCATATAAGATCATTACCAACTTCAGTTACTTTAACTCTTTGAAGATT
This window harbors:
- a CDS encoding DUF3795 domain-containing protein; its protein translation is MAFRHESYCGLYCGSCPFLMASRRDELDVIAERLEKDKKELFCEGCKGEQVSVFCKKCGIKQCALDHQVEFCFECDEYPCEKLQNFKNDDHPHHSVILKNLDSLKELGLEKWLELQQKRWSCQKCGTPFSWYDEKCQECGSELYNAVKEDRDIM
- a CDS encoding ATP-binding protein, which gives rise to MISLDVYFEIQDRLLKAVPTEFRRYLYTTINWDARMIGLTGFRGIGKTTLLLQWLANESKGSSEYLYISADNPLVLKDGLYNIGDTFFKYGGKLLVVDEAHRYPGWSSELKALYDAFPNKKIIFTGSSTMEILRGKADLSRRAVIYNLNILSFREYLQIRTGDRIESVKLDELLINHRKISASLLHYEPLKFFSEYLQQGAYPYFVEGDYYNKVLNTLDKVIYDDIMGVSGIKPEGAATIKRLIAFLTTSTVPKISAEKLCNALGITKPTLYNYLDLMEHVRLITRVPPEKIGHKFLRSGAKVFLSNPNIYYALSRPIWSLEANTGTIREAFFASQFFSYSIAVPDVGDFSIRFNGKRIVFEIGGPGKTLQQIKNEKNAFVLKDGIESGYSQVIPLYLIGMMY
- a CDS encoding nucleotidyl transferase AbiEii/AbiGii toxin family protein, which gives rise to MLKTSTLSPDTLNLLKSLSNELDSFYLAGDTALAMYYQHRTSVDLDFFSEDYFDNFQLSHQLKTKGFLLENIRLFRGTLECQINNVKVSFFEYPYKIITNFSYFNSLKIASVLDIAAMELSAIAGRAEKKRLL
- a CDS encoding DUF6922 domain-containing protein, which gives rise to MKKNLSKRCFWDVDIESLDIRKNKSFIISRILEHGTMRDIIALKSMYSIVEISEVVKNSRNISRNTANFWANILDIPLKEVRVCSKLPHYRRIP